From the genome of Labrus bergylta chromosome 4, fLabBer1.1, whole genome shotgun sequence, one region includes:
- the nmnat3 gene encoding nicotinamide/nicotinic acid mononucleotide adenylyltransferase 3: MATRRVPLVLLACGSFNPITNQHMRLFELARDHMHSTGQYQVVGGIVSPVSDGYGKQGLVLAKHRIAMAKLALQSSNWVTVDEWESQQPDWTETVVTMRYHYGRILKEYEGHVEQDDFNGNSISLPSPRPQLKLLCGADFLDTFKIPGLWQDDHVEEVAGHFGLVCVSRGGLQPERAVHESDTLSRHSQNIFLVREWVRNETSATEVRRALRRGVSVKYLIPDSVIDYIHQHNLYTEDSERTNEGMVLRPLAKQAQQPVKSLDD; encoded by the exons ATGGCGACTCGCCGTGTGCCACTAGTCCTGCTGGCCTGCGGCTCCTTTAATCCCATCACCAACCAGCACATGAGACTGTTTGAACTGGCCAGAGACCACATGCACAGCACAG GCCAGTACCAGGTGGTGGGTGGCATCGTGTCTCCAGTGAGTGACGGTTATGGAAAGCAAGGCCTGGTACTGGCTAAGCACAGAATCGCTATGGCTAAGTTGGCGCTGCAGAGCTCAAACTGGGTCACAGTTGATGAATGGGAGAGCCAACAGCCAGACTGGACAGAGACTGTGGTGACCATGAG GTATCATTACGGGCGTATTCTGAAGGAGTATGAAGGGCATGTTGAACAAGACGACTTCAATGGAAATTCTATTTCCCTCCCAA GCCCCCGCCCCCAGCTGAAGCTCCTCTGCGGAGCTGATTTCCTCGACACCTTTAAGATCCCCGGCCTGTGGCAGGACGACCACGTGGAGGAGGTGGCCGGACATTTCGGTCTCGTCTGTGTTAGTCGAGGGGGTCTTCAACCCGAGCGAGCCGTGCACGAGTCAGACACCCTTTCCCGCCACAGTCAAAACATTTTCCTGGTGAGGGAGTGGGTGAGGAATGAAACGAGCGCTACCGAGGTCCGGCGAGCTCTTAGACGTGGTGTGAGCGTGAAGTACCTGATCCCAGATTCTGTGATAGATTATATTCACCAGCACAACCTCTACACGGAGGACAGCGAGAGGACAAACGAGGGCATGGTGCTGAGGCCGCTCGCCAAACAGGCACAACAGCCTGTGAAGAGTCTGGATGACTGA